GGCGCTTGGCGGCCTGCAATCGGTCCCGATCGCCGAGCATATCCGGGTTAAACCCGATGTTGCCAAAGTGCGTTACGAAAACGGGACATCCTTGTACATTAACTACACCGACAAGCCTGTTACCGTGGACGGAGTAACGATTGAAGCGAAAAATTTCGCGGTGGGCGGTGACACAAAATGAACAAAAGAAGATTGACATTAACGCATAAACGGGCGCTTCTGGGATACATGTACATCCTGCCGTGGCTGCTCGGCTTCCTGTTTCTGTTCGCAGCCCCGCTTCTGCAATCGCTGCAATTCAGCTTAAGCGAATTGAATGTTGCTCCGGGTGGATTTTCCTTGCGTTATATCGGTCTGAAAAACTACAGCGACGCCTTGTACGTCGATCCGAACTTCAACCGCATTCTGACCGAGTCCGTGGCGGAGATGTTGTGGAACGTGCCGATGATTTTGTTTTTCAGCCTGTTTGCCGCAACGCTGTTGAACTCCCGGTTCAGAGGAAGGCCGGTTGCCCGCGCGATCTTTTTCCTTCCGGTCATTCTGGCCTCGGGCGCCGTCGCTTCCGCGCAAGCTTCCGGTTTGATTCAACTGACGGGAAGCTCCGAAATCGCCAAGGAACTTGGGCAACAGCAGCAAAACGGCATCGACGTGTTCGCGCTTGTTGAGATGCTTTCGCAAACCGGCATG
This portion of the Bacilli bacterium genome encodes:
- a CDS encoding sugar ABC transporter permease, with amino-acid sequence MNKRRLTLTHKRALLGYMYILPWLLGFLFLFAAPLLQSLQFSLSELNVAPGGFSLRYIGLKNYSDALYVDPNFNRILTESVAEMLWNVPMILFFSLFAATLLNSRFRGRPVARAIFFLPVILASGAVASAQASGLIQLTGSSEIAKELGQQQQNGIDVFALVEMLSQTGMPEWFSNYIVDAVERIYEIIRSSGVQILIFLAALQSVPATMYEVAKMEGATAYEIFWKITFPMVSPLILTNVIYTIIDSFTNSTLTRTIYLTAFQAQNF